One genomic segment of Belonocnema kinseyi isolate 2016_QV_RU_SX_M_011 chromosome 2, B_treatae_v1, whole genome shotgun sequence includes these proteins:
- the LOC117167575 gene encoding uncharacterized protein LOC117167575: MKMILGLLLVCAVGWTLANPLEKLDKISVLEQQSVTLTDRAKYEEELLRKLNSKCSQNDINSCVMLKLVTYMNKLLKKASIELTDDIEIRKTSQATEEVITFEAGRSKDDETEILDLVANKFYAFVKSRSIKWRILPEEDVVVSASEDETGSFNLGLSIERADDAVQDGRGKKNNMGPLLAAAVLKIGLIGGLAFKGLALLVGKALLLSKIALLLAGIIGLKKLFSQQKHVTYEVVAHPHHSASHSFSEGHGHGGDSYSSGWARTFHNQPPLAGVPDAQELAYSAHPK; encoded by the exons ATGAAGATGATACTGGGGTTATTACTAGTCTGTGCTGTGGGTTGGACTCTTGCCAATCCTTTGGAGAAGCTTGACAAAATCAGCGTCCTCGAGCAGCAGTCCGTGACGTTGACCGATCGTGCGAAATACGAGGAGGAACTTCTACGCAAACTCAATTCCAAATGCTCTCAAAATGACATCAACAGTTGTGTGATGTTGAAATTGGTCACCTACATGAACAAACTTTTGAAAAAGGCTTCCATTGAACTCACTGATGACATCGAAATTAGAAAAACCAGCCAAGCAACGGAGGAGGTCATTACATTCGAAGCTGGAAGGAGCAAGGACGACGAGACCGAAATTTTAGATCTTGTAGCCAACAAATTCTACGCTTTTGTTAAATCTCGTAGCATCAAGTGGAGAATTCTTCCCGAAGAGGATGTTGTTGTTTCTGCTTCCGAGGACGAAACCGGATCATTCAACTTGGGACTTTCCATTGAACGCGCTGATGATGCTGTTCAAGATG GGCGTGGTAAAAAAAACAACATGGGCCCACTTCTGGCAGCGGCAGTCCTGAAAATCGGTCTCATTGGAGGTCTGGCCTTCAAGGGTCTGGCTCTGCTAGTTGGAAAGGCTCTTCTGCTCTCCAAAATTGCGCTCCTCTTAGCTGGTATCATCGGTCTTAAGAAGCTCTTCTCTCAACAAAAGCACGTAACCTACGAAGTTGTCGCTCATCCACACCACAGTGCCAGTCACAGCTTCAGCGAGGGCCATGGACATGGCGGTGACAGTTATTCCAGTGGATGGGCAAGAACTTTCCACAATCAACCACCTTTGGCTGGAGTTCCTGATGCCCAGGAGTTAGCCTATTCTGCTCATCCAAAATGA